In Gossypium arboreum isolate Shixiya-1 chromosome 5, ASM2569848v2, whole genome shotgun sequence, a single genomic region encodes these proteins:
- the LOC108451137 gene encoding uncharacterized protein LOC108451137: MSTSAIEVSGEKVKAMWDKRLTEIFCDICIKEILKGNRPGTHFTKDGWLKIMTNFEKETGEDTGLGWNPIKRTVDASDDWWESRLKVVPEAQKFRTSGIDPEFEGKLDQMFMGIVATGDKAWAPSSGTLRSDIFEVVNNEIPEENEEKNVRNDVRILNDVHISNDVHISNDVQIDGNGQKRKNPEISSSHFKTRRKKSSKQIGGAARLSSQIEKLYDAADNMSQATSSLTHVMDPYGIPQAVKVLDKDVGRSSKLVMSIVENYNSDDCDDEKEKKEILQRMECFNRLFVVASSSVQLYYEKYILKQPCMNSKQSGKYYLVDSGYPQMKGYLGPYRGQRYHLPDFRRGRPVSGKEEVFNHSHSSLRSVIERTFGVLKKKWAILRDMPSYSFEKQTMIVVAAMMIHNFIRKHAGRNDADFMEYEDINWAYENNIDLEIVHGRESDDDDDDDDDGDDDGDDDGESNNSSGFEMELTRDAITSSLMNSL; this comes from the exons ATGAGTACGTCGGCGATTGAAGTTAGTGGTGAAAAAGTGAAAGCAATGTGGGATAAGAGATTGACAGAAATATTTTGTGATATTTGTATTAAAGAGATATTGAAAGGCAATAGGCCTGGTACTCATTTCACAAAAGATGGATGGTTGAAAATAATGACTAACTTTGAGAAAGAAACAG GCGAAGATACTGGTCTAGGGTGGAATCCTATAAAAAGAACCGTTGATGCATCGGATGATTGGTGGGAGAGTAGGCTAAAG GTTGTGCCTGAAGCTCAAAAATTTAGAACATCGGGCATTGATCCTGAATTCGAAGGGAAGTTAGACCAAATGTTTATGGGGATAGTTGCAACAGGTGATAAAGCATGGGCACCTTCTTCTGGTACACTCCGTAGTgatatttttgaagttgttaacaATGAAATACCTGAAGAGAATGAAGAAAAAAATGTGAGAAATGATGTTCGCATTTTAAATGATGTTCACATTTCAAATGATGTTCACATTTCAAATGATGTTCAAATTGATGGAAACGGTCAAAAAAGGAAAAACCCTGAGATATCAAGTTCACATTTTAAAACTAGAAGAAAGAAATCCTCAAAGCAAATTGGAGGGGCTGCAAGATTGTCTAGTCAAATAGAAAAATTATACGATGCAGCTGACAATATGAGTCAAGCCACATCTAGTTTGACTCATGTTATGGATCCATATGGTATTCCACAAGCAGTCAAAGTGCTCGACAAAGATGTCGGAAGAAGTTCGAAGCTA GTGATGAGTATAGTTGAGAATTACAACAGTGATGACTGTGAtgatgaaaaggaaaagaaagagatTTTACAACGCATGGAATGTTTTAATCGATTATTTGTTGTTGCATCTTCTTCCGTACAATTATATTACGAGAAGTATATATTAAAGCAGCCATGCATGAATTCAAAACAGTCAG GAAAATATTATCTTGTTGATTCTGGATATCCTCAAATGAAAGGTTATCTTGGACCATATAGAGGTCAGCGGTATCATTTACCTGACTTTCGTAGAGGTAGACCGGTATCTGGTAAAGAAGAGGTATTcaatcattcacattcatcatTACGTAGTGTGATTGAACGAACTTttggtgttttgaaaaaaaaatgggcCATTTTAAGAGATATGCCAAGTTATAGTTTTGAAAAGCAAACGATGATCGTTGTTGCTGCAATGATGATACACAATTTTATCCGAAAACATGCCGGCCGAAATGATGCAGATTTTATGGAATACGAAGATATTAACTGGGCATATGAGAATAATATTGATTTAGAAATTGTGCATGGTCGAGAAAGTGATGATGACGACGACGACGACGATGATGGTGATGATGATGGTGATGATGACGGTGAATCAAACAATTCAAGTGGTTTTGAAATGGAATTAACAAGAGATGCTATAACTTCTAGTTTAATGAATTCACTTTAA
- the LOC108451972 gene encoding 2S seed storage albumin protein-like, protein MAKFALLVATFALAFFLVNASIYRTTDGDEENWYRHDRRSCQDQIWQQGYLPNCQWYMNEQAGRSHSGYGTHYLNSCCYELQNLRQDCRCQGLKQALGQQLKLQGVRWESREAEDMCEAAETALNRCRLDSRRCDMHS, encoded by the coding sequence ATGGCAAAGTTCGCTCTCCTCGTAGCCACTTTCGCTCTCGCTTTCTTCCTCGTCAACGCCTCCATCTACCGGACCACGGACGGCGACGAAGAAAACTGGTACCGACACGACCGGCGGTCGTGTCAAGACCAGATATGGCAGCAAGGCTACCTCCCAAACTGTCAGTGGTACATGAACGAACAGGCCGGCCGCAGCCACAGCGGATACGGCACCCACTACCTCAACTCGTGCTGCTACGAGCTCCAGAACCTAAGGCAGGATTGCCGGTGCCAAGGCTTGAAACAGGCGTTAGGACAACAGCTGAAGCTGCAGGGAGTACGGTGGGAGAGTCGAGAGGCTGAAGATATGTGTGAAGCGGCAGAGACGGCACTGAATAGGTGTCGTTTAGATTCTAGGAGATGTGATATGCATAGTTGA
- the LOC108450413 gene encoding protein translation factor SUI1 homolog 2-like, which translates to MSDLDIQIPTAFDPFADANAEDAGAGAKEYVHIRIQQRNGRKSLTTVQGLKKEFSYNKILKDLKKEFCCNGTVVQDPELGKVIQLQGDQRKNVSTFLVQAGIVKKDSIKIHGF; encoded by the exons ATGTCTGATCTTGACATCCAGATTCCTACTGCCTTTG ATCCGTTTGCTGATGCAAATGCTGAAGACGCTGGTGCTGGTGCCAAGGAATACGTTCACATTCGTATTCAGCAGCGGAACGGTAGGAAAAGCCTGACCACTGTTCAGGGATTGAAGAAAGAATTTAGCTATAACAAAATTCTCAAGGACCTCAAGAAAGAATTTTGTTGCAATGGCACCGTTGTCCAGGACCCAGAATTAGGAAAG GTTATTCAACTTCAAGGAGATCAGAGGAAGAACGTCTCCACTTTCCTTGTTCAG GCTGGTATTGTGAAGAAGGATAGCATCAAAATCCACGGTTTTTAA
- the LOC108452216 gene encoding putative disease resistance protein RGA3, translating into MAETFLFGIAERVVEKIAALTVDEVFLAFTVQTDLKKLKDTMISIKAVLLDAERQQHRNEKLRLCMWKLRDIFYDAEDVIDDFKCETLRKQDSINHCNTNSSKVRFLASCCNCLPLSLSLKMAHKIKAINRRLGELATEWNSFDLRQCSDNRHVFRRETISFVDSSDVIGRDEDKENIINMLMKPSEQRSVPVVPIVGLGGLGKTTLAQLVYNDDRVTSLFPLKIWICVSEEFDLSRLLKLIIHSINKEENCDDLTLEALQSCLRSHLNDKKFLLVLDDVWNENQAKWVELRNLLRSTDGFSPSKIIVTTRSLKVASLMSSIPSYILKGLPLEDCLILFTKWAFNDGDETYYPNLIRIGEEIVKKCKGVPLAVRTLGSLLFQKTDESDWIYIRESEIWRLEQHENDILPVLKLSYNHLPSHLQRCLAFLSLYKKDQIYYSDQVIRLWMANGFLEHPRQNQEWEDVGKRYLNELLSRCLIQKEEDFCLNFTFKMHDLVHDLALDVSQKECKTVNSETEMADENVRHLLLCDEKLVEVPRVLEEMKSVRTVIIQDVSRRSKIVDKSLINLCVSNFKYLRALELRNSPLTALPNSICTLKHLRDLELVQCKGIQELPNSFDKLRSLQSLNLRGTRLKQLPESVQRLIELRHLEITIKAEHLKEIRAGCWTSLQYLKLHRCFELECLPEGMQYLKSLRTLVLKGCSRLVSLPRSLKFLTKLEHLEIIFCDKINLEMEPKEEEDRDLQLSLKTFELYELYALRDLPQLLLQGSSSTLQQLRISWCPELSVLPAWLLNLTSLHKLEIEYCFNLSAPVEGIDRLTNLRELAIHECPQLSKRYRQNGGEDWHKIAHIQNVVIKD; encoded by the coding sequence ATGGCGGAAACGTTTCTGTTTGGTATTGCAGAAAGGGTTGTCGAGAAAATTGCCGCTCTCACCGTAGACGAAGTTTTCTTGGCGTTTACTGTCCAAACCGATCTGAAAAAGCTGAAGGACACCATGATCAGCATTAAAGCTGTGCTCTTGGATGCTGAGCGGCAACAGCACCGAAATGAAAAGCTGCGCCTCTGTATGTGGAAGCTCAGAGACATCTTTTACGATGCTGAGGACGTTATTGACGATTTCAAGTGTGAAACTCTCCGCAAACAGGACTCCATCAATCATTGCAATACCAATAGCTCAAAGGTGCGGTTTTTAGCTTCCTGTTGTAATTGTTTGCCTCTTTCATTGTCTTTAAAAATGGCTCATAAAATCAAAGCCATCAATCGGAGGCTAGGCGAACTTGCCACTGAATGGAACAGCTTTGATCTAAGACAGTGTAGCGACAACCGACATGTTTTTCGCAGAGAGACTATCTCTTTTGTGGATTCTTCTGATGTTATTGGTAGAGATGAGGATAAAGAGAACATCATTAACATGTTGATGAAACCAAGTGAGCAACGAAGTGTACCTGTCGTTCCCATTGTTGGACTTGGGGGTTTAGGGAAAACCACGCTTGCGCAATTGGTATACAATGATGATCGAGTTACTAGCCTTTTTCCTTTGAAGATATGGATCTGTGTTTCTGAGGAATTTGATCTTTCTAGATTGCTCAAGCTGATTATTCATTCTataaataaagaagaaaattgTGATGATTTAACACTTGAAGCCTTGCAATCTTGTTTGAGAAGCCATTTGAATGATAAGAAGTTCTTGCTCGTCTTGGATGATGTGTGGAATGAAAATCAAGCAAAATGGGTTGAGTTAAGAAATTTGTTGAGATCAACGGATGGATTTTCTCCCAGCAAAATCATTGTCACCACTCGGAGTTTGAAGGTGGCCTCACTAATGAGTTCGATTCCCTCTTATATATTGAAAGGTCTCCCTCTTGAAGACTGTTTGATATTGTTTACGAAATGGGCTTTTAATGATGGTGATGAGACATATTATCCAAATCTCATTAGAATTGGGGAGGAGATTGTGAAAAAATGCAAAGGAGTTCCTTTGGCAGTAAGAACATTGGGAAGCCTGTTATTTCAGAAAACTGATGAATCTGATTGGATCTATATAAGAGAGAGTGAAATATGGAGACTTGAGCAACATGAAAATGATATTTTACCAGTGTTAAAGTTGAGTTATAATCATTTGCCATCTCATTTGCAACGCTGTCTTGCTTTTTTGTCCTTGTACAAAAAGGATCAGATCTATTATAGTGACCAAGTCATCCGTCTTTGGATGGCAAATGGATTCCTTGAGCATCCAAGGCAAAATCAAGAGTGGGAGGATGTTGGCAAACGATATTTGAATGAATTACTGTCAAGGTGCCTCATCCAAAAggaggaggatttttgcttgaaTTTTACCTTCAAAATGCATGATCTGGTACATGATCTTGCATTGGATGTGTCTCAAAAAGAGTGTAAAACAGTGAATTCCGAAACAGAAATGGCTGATGAAAATGTTCGACATTTATTATTATGTGATGAGAAATTGGTTGAAGTTCCACGTGTTTTGGAGGAAATGAAAAGTGTTCGAACAGTAATCATCCAAGATGTTTCAAGGAGATCAAAGATTGTTGATAAATCTCTTATAAATCTTTGTGTCTCCAATTTCAAGTATCTAAGGGCACTAGAATTAAGGAATTCACCATTGACGGCTTTACCGAATTCCATTTGCACCTTGAAGCACTTACGAGACCTTGAGTTGGTCCAATGCAAGGGTATACAGGAACTTCCGAATTCTTTCGATAAGCTTCGCAGCTTGCAATCGTTAAATTTGCGAGGTACTCGTTTGAAGCAGTTGCCTGAAAGTGTGCAAAGGTTGATTGAGCTTAGACATCTAGAAATAACCATTAAAGCTGAGCATTTGAAAGAAATACGAGCAGGATGTTGGACTTCTCTTCAATACTTGAAGTTGCATAGGTGTTTCGAATTAGAATGTTTACCTGAAGGAATGCAGTATCTGAAGTCACTTCGAACACTTGTCTTGAAAGGCTGTAGTAGACTTGTCTCATTGCCACGGAGCCTAAAATTCCTAACCAAGTTAGAACACCTTGAAATAATTTTTTGCGACAAAATCAATTTAGAAATGGAACCAAAAGAGGAAGAAGATAGAGACCTTCAGTTGAGCCTTAAAACTTTCGAACTCTATGAATTATATGCCTTAAGAGATTTGCCACAATTGCTTCTTCAAGGATCTTCTTCCACTTTGCAGCAATTACGAATTAGTTGGTGTCCAGAATTGTCCGTTCTACCAGCGTGGCTACTgaatctcacttctcttcataaACTTGAGATTGAGTATTGCTTTAATTTGTCAGCTCCAGTAGAGGGAATAGACCGCCTCACCAACCTTAGAGAATTGGCAATTCACGAATGCCCGCAGTTGAGCAAAAGATACAGACAAAATGGGGGTGAAGATTGGCACAAAATTGCTCACATCCAAAACGTTGTTATTAAGGATTAA
- the LOC108450463 gene encoding protein translation factor SUI1 homolog 2 — MSDLDVQVPTAFDPFADANAEDSGAGAKEYVHIRVQQRNGRKSLTTVQGLKKEFSYNKILKDLKKEFCCNGTVVQDPELGQVIQLQGDQRKNVSTFLVQAGIVKKENIKIHGF; from the exons ATGTCTGATCTCGACGTCCAGGTTCCTACTGCCTTTG ATCCCTTTGCTGATGCAAATGCTGAGGACTCGGGTGCTGGTGCAAAGGAGTATGTTCATATCCGTGTTCAACAAAGGAACGGTAGGAAAAGCCTGACGACTGTCCAAGGGTTGAAGAAAGAATTCAGTTACAACAAGATACTTAAAGACCTCAAGAAGGAGTTTTGCTGCAATGGCACTGTGGTTCAGGACCCAGAATTAGGGCAG GTTATTCAACTTCAAGGTGACCAGCGTAAGAATGTCTCCACCTTCCTTGTTCAG GCTGGCATTGTGAAGAAGGAAAACATCAAAATCCATGGTTTCTAA